Proteins encoded by one window of Swingsia samuiensis:
- a CDS encoding type II toxin-antitoxin system RatA family toxin has translation MPTHAEQRLLVYTPEQLFDLVANVAEYPEFLPWCTKADVKLQTEKEIIVDLTAGFGPFKETFTSRVTLNRPSQIRVRYEKGPFRYLNNVWTFTPNPQGCLIDFFIDFEFKSRLLQNAMGVVFNEGVRLMVSAFIKRAREKYGVDKK, from the coding sequence ATGCCGACGCACGCTGAACAACGGCTTCTTGTTTATACTCCTGAACAATTATTTGATTTAGTTGCTAACGTTGCAGAATATCCCGAATTTCTTCCATGGTGCACTAAGGCAGATGTTAAATTACAAACAGAAAAAGAAATTATTGTTGATTTAACTGCTGGTTTTGGCCCCTTCAAAGAAACATTTACGAGCAGAGTAACTCTTAATCGACCTTCTCAAATTAGAGTTCGTTATGAGAAAGGTCCTTTCAGATATTTAAACAATGTATGGACATTTACGCCTAATCCGCAAGGATGTTTAATCGATTTTTTTATTGATTTCGAGTTTAAATCAAGGCTTTTGCAGAATGCAATGGGGGTAGTTTTTAATGAAGGTGTCCGTTTGATGGTTTCTGCTTTTATTAAGCGGGCACGAGAAAAATATGGTGTTGATAAAAAATAA
- the lipA gene encoding lipoyl synthase produces the protein MSQRITIDHRGNSSSRHPEKVNRPDNPIQRKPSWIRVKAPNHPVYHETRDLMRKANLVTVCEEAACPNIGECWSQRHATMMIMGDICTRACSFCNVTTGLPRALDEDEPRRVADAVSKLGLRHVVITSVDRDDLEDGGARHFAHVIRAIRQQSPDTTIEILTPDFLRKPGALEVVVEAKPDVFNHNIETIPRLYPTIRPGARYYQSVRLLDDAKKIDPSLFTKSGLMLGLGEEKMEVWQVMDDFRIADVDFLTLGQYLQPSIKHAAVSKFVTPEEFDDYAVAARSKGFLQVSASPLTRSSYHADSDFAQLKATRNNRLKELL, from the coding sequence ATGTCTCAACGTATTACCATAGATCATCGAGGAAATTCGTCATCCCGTCACCCAGAAAAGGTGAACCGTCCTGATAATCCAATTCAGCGTAAGCCGTCTTGGATTAGGGTTAAGGCGCCTAACCATCCCGTGTACCATGAAACACGGGATTTAATGCGAAAAGCTAATCTGGTAACGGTGTGTGAAGAAGCTGCTTGCCCTAATATTGGTGAATGCTGGTCTCAACGGCATGCAACCATGATGATCATGGGAGATATTTGTACACGCGCTTGTTCTTTTTGTAATGTGACAACAGGTTTGCCGCGAGCATTGGATGAAGATGAGCCAAGGCGAGTTGCAGATGCCGTTTCAAAGCTAGGTTTGCGTCATGTTGTGATAACATCAGTGGATCGAGATGATTTGGAAGATGGGGGAGCTCGTCACTTTGCACACGTTATCCGTGCCATTCGTCAACAATCTCCTGACACAACAATTGAAATCTTAACGCCTGACTTCCTTCGTAAACCAGGTGCTCTTGAAGTGGTGGTGGAGGCTAAACCGGATGTTTTTAATCACAATATAGAAACAATTCCGCGTTTATACCCGACTATTCGTCCAGGAGCACGTTATTATCAATCTGTAAGATTGTTGGATGATGCAAAAAAAATAGATCCATCTCTCTTTACAAAATCAGGCCTGATGCTGGGCTTAGGAGAAGAAAAGATGGAAGTCTGGCAAGTGATGGATGACTTTAGAATTGCTGATGTCGATTTTTTGACCTTAGGCCAATATTTACAACCCTCCATAAAACATGCTGCTGTCAGTAAATTTGTTACACCTGAAGAATTTGATGATTATGCTGTTGCTGCGCGCTCAAAGGGTTTTTTACAGGTGAGTGCAAGCCCTTTAACTCGGTCATCATATCATGCGGACAGTGACTTTGCTCAACTTAAAGCTACACGAAACAATCGTTTGAAAGAGTTGTTATAA
- a CDS encoding lytic transglycosylase domain-containing protein, translating to MSLYRINRAFLLASSVFLSVTFSAHAQSTDVQSRLNEWLILTSPEGTNLPAERYADFLTKGPIWPQNARILWRYQNALSQISDPDTLKALCRVQPLTIMAAFLVCHGQLLEESKKAKLIWQSGAGSASDESLFLNQYSSDLSSDDYWKRYETLEKSGNIASARRQISFLTPAQQALAQARLAQKTNSADADYLFSSLPSELRQDPTLIRYRLKMLRHSERFNEALDLWHSAGIAIQENSPSHEWSAERLSFAHALLLNNDIENAANIADDTSLPLSTSDRLEAQFFSGFIQLRFFKKPDQAEHFFSPLTDAVSLATQSQGWYWIGRSRQELGDVKEAQKAFINAAKNPTTFYGQLALAALNNEIGLLNANPNVSSRFLSDLQHRLDIVPNIKGTAPENLQRSDLVQAAILLSQSGNSEKAKVFLLFLLSTTHEPADQKSIADLSERLNIPAGEVFAAHTLAHSRIALYPQGYPSPWQEPTTTSLPSDFLLSVIRQESGFDTQAISSAHAIGLLQLLPTAAYDVARKAHLRVNTSSAALLDPSTNILIGSAYLEQLLEHFDNVVPYALAAYNAGPHRVDTWLQSEQSNNTNLTDEYLIDWIEKIPYQETRTYIKNIEGNMWVYRASKNYVR from the coding sequence ATGTCTCTTTATCGCATTAACCGGGCTTTTCTCTTAGCTTCTTCTGTCTTTCTTTCAGTAACATTCTCTGCGCATGCACAGAGCACAGATGTTCAGTCCAGACTAAACGAATGGTTAATTTTAACCTCACCAGAGGGTACGAATTTACCAGCTGAGCGATACGCCGATTTCCTTACCAAGGGGCCGATATGGCCTCAAAATGCTCGTATCTTATGGCGTTATCAAAACGCTCTATCTCAAATTTCTGATCCTGATACGCTAAAAGCTCTTTGTCGTGTCCAGCCTTTAACCATTATGGCAGCTTTTCTTGTTTGCCATGGGCAGCTCTTGGAAGAATCTAAAAAGGCAAAACTAATTTGGCAATCGGGAGCAGGATCAGCATCTGATGAAAGTTTATTTTTAAATCAATATAGTAGTGATTTATCGTCTGATGATTATTGGAAACGGTATGAAACGCTAGAGAAAAGCGGAAATATTGCATCCGCCAGACGACAAATCTCGTTTTTAACACCAGCACAACAAGCTTTAGCTCAAGCACGTCTGGCGCAAAAAACAAACAGCGCAGATGCTGATTACTTATTCTCAAGCCTTCCATCTGAATTACGACAAGACCCTACGCTTATCCGTTATCGCCTTAAAATGTTACGTCACTCAGAGCGTTTTAATGAAGCGTTGGATCTATGGCACTCGGCCGGAATCGCTATTCAAGAAAACTCTCCATCGCATGAGTGGTCTGCTGAACGCCTTAGTTTTGCTCATGCATTATTGTTGAATAATGACATCGAGAACGCTGCAAATATAGCAGATGATACCTCCCTTCCCTTATCAACATCGGATCGATTAGAAGCGCAGTTCTTTTCTGGATTTATTCAATTACGCTTCTTTAAAAAGCCCGACCAAGCAGAGCATTTCTTTTCCCCTTTAACTGATGCAGTCTCGTTAGCTACTCAATCTCAAGGGTGGTATTGGATTGGAAGATCTAGACAAGAACTCGGAGACGTTAAAGAAGCACAGAAAGCTTTTATAAATGCGGCCAAAAACCCTACAACATTTTATGGTCAATTGGCTTTAGCAGCTCTTAACAATGAAATTGGATTGTTAAATGCAAATCCAAACGTATCTTCAAGATTTCTTTCTGATTTACAGCATCGCCTTGATATAGTTCCTAATATTAAAGGAACTGCTCCTGAAAACCTTCAAAGGTCTGACCTAGTTCAGGCAGCAATATTATTATCTCAAAGTGGCAATTCAGAAAAAGCCAAGGTTTTTTTATTGTTTTTACTTAGCACAACACATGAACCAGCCGACCAAAAATCAATCGCTGATTTAAGCGAGCGACTTAACATCCCAGCTGGGGAAGTTTTTGCAGCGCACACTCTCGCCCATTCCAGAATAGCGCTTTATCCTCAAGGGTATCCATCTCCTTGGCAAGAGCCCACTACTACCAGTTTACCCTCTGATTTTCTTTTATCTGTTATACGCCAAGAAAGCGGATTTGATACACAAGCGATCAGCTCAGCCCATGCCATAGGCTTGTTGCAACTTCTCCCTACGGCAGCTTATGACGTAGCTCGAAAGGCACATTTAAGGGTCAATACATCATCAGCAGCATTATTAGACCCTTCAACCAATATTCTAATCGGCTCAGCTTATTTGGAACAATTGTTAGAGCATTTTGATAATGTAGTGCCTTACGCTTTAGCAGCATATAATGCAGGACCACACCGCGTAGACACATGGCTCCAGTCAGAGCAATCTAACAATACTAACCTTACGGACGAATATTTAATTGATTGGATTGAAAAAATTCCTTATCAAGAAACGCGTACATATATAAAAAATATAGAAGGTAATATGTGGGTATATAGAGCGAGTAAAAATTATGTACGATAA
- the pdhA gene encoding pyruvate dehydrogenase (acetyl-transferring) E1 component subunit alpha — protein MGETASAPSRSNGPALSPELMKRAYKDMLLVRRFEEKAGQLYGMGLIGGFCHLYIGQEAVVVGLGLNMKEGDQSITSYRDHGQMLVAGMTARGVMAELTGRAGGYSRGKGGSMHMFSREKEFYGGHGIVGAQVAIGTGLAFANKYRGTDDVAVVYFGEGASSQGQVFESFNLAALHKLPCVYVIENNRYGMGTSIERASASKDLSRNGEPWGIPSRKVDGMDVFAVNQAAQEAFEHCRSGKGPFLLEMETYRYRGHSMSDPAKYRQRSEVDEIRNNRDPINTLKTEMLNNGITEDIFKEIEKDVKAVVADAVEFAQTSPEPDASELWTDILVEA, from the coding sequence ATGGGAGAAACAGCGTCTGCTCCTAGCAGAAGTAATGGCCCGGCTCTTTCGCCGGAATTAATGAAACGTGCGTATAAGGATATGCTCCTTGTACGCCGTTTTGAAGAGAAAGCTGGGCAACTTTATGGCATGGGGTTGATTGGCGGTTTTTGTCATTTGTACATCGGGCAAGAGGCTGTTGTTGTTGGTCTTGGATTAAATATGAAAGAAGGTGATCAATCGATCACTTCATATCGTGATCATGGTCAAATGCTTGTCGCAGGTATGACAGCGCGTGGTGTGATGGCTGAGCTTACAGGACGTGCAGGAGGGTATTCCCGTGGGAAGGGCGGCTCTATGCACATGTTCTCTCGTGAAAAAGAGTTTTATGGTGGTCATGGGATTGTAGGAGCGCAGGTCGCTATCGGTACAGGGCTAGCTTTTGCTAATAAATATCGTGGCACAGACGATGTAGCTGTTGTTTACTTTGGTGAAGGTGCTTCTTCTCAAGGTCAGGTATTTGAAAGCTTTAACTTAGCCGCACTCCATAAACTTCCTTGCGTTTACGTGATTGAAAATAATCGCTACGGGATGGGGACGTCAATTGAACGTGCGTCTGCTTCCAAAGATCTCTCCCGGAATGGTGAACCATGGGGTATTCCAAGCCGAAAGGTGGATGGAATGGACGTGTTTGCGGTTAACCAAGCGGCTCAAGAAGCTTTTGAACATTGCCGTTCAGGTAAAGGGCCTTTCCTGTTGGAAATGGAGACATATCGTTACAGAGGCCACTCCATGTCTGACCCTGCCAAATATCGTCAACGGTCAGAAGTAGACGAAATACGGAATAACCGTGACCCAATTAATACACTTAAAACAGAAATGTTAAATAACGGTATAACAGAAGATATTTTTAAAGAGATCGAGAAAGACGTAAAAGCCGTTGTAGCTGACGCGGTTGAGTTTGCTCAAACCAGCCCGGAACCAGATGCGTCTGAACTTTGGACTGATATTTTGGTGGAGGCATAA
- the lpdA gene encoding dihydrolipoyl dehydrogenase yields MSDTFDLIVVGGGPGGYVAALRASQLGMSVAVVESTHLGGICLNWGCIPTKALLRSSEIHHLLHELDSYGFSADNIKFDIPKIVARSRAVVKRMNTGVAHLLKKAKVQVFDGRAKLAGKAGEAHKVSITKDGQEIAVIKAPHVILATGAKARQLAGLETDGHLVWGAREAMTPTELPKRLLVIGSGAIGVEFASFYRNMGSEVTIAEVADRILIAEDPEISAAARKSFEKQGIKIITNAKVGPLQKGSNEVSTTIESPQGTVNLTVDRVICAVGIVGNVDDLGLENTKVQIDRTHIITNEFCETAELGVYAIGDVAGAPWLAHKASHEAVICVEKIAGRSPEPLHPLNIPGCTYSRPQVASVGLSEEKAIAAGHKVRVGRFPLMANGKAVAMGETDGMVKTVFDATTGELLGAHMIGAEVTEMIQGYVIARTGELTEAELMETVFPHPTISETMHEATLAAFDGPLHI; encoded by the coding sequence ATGTCTGATACATTTGATTTAATCGTCGTTGGTGGTGGCCCTGGTGGGTATGTTGCTGCGTTAAGAGCAAGCCAGTTAGGGATGAGTGTCGCGGTTGTTGAAAGTACTCACCTTGGTGGTATTTGCTTAAACTGGGGCTGTATCCCAACGAAGGCTTTATTACGCTCATCGGAAATACATCATCTGCTGCATGAACTAGATAGCTATGGTTTTTCTGCAGATAATATTAAATTTGATATTCCTAAAATTGTTGCCCGTTCTCGTGCTGTTGTAAAGCGAATGAATACAGGCGTTGCACATCTATTGAAAAAAGCAAAAGTACAGGTTTTTGACGGGCGAGCAAAACTTGCAGGAAAAGCTGGAGAGGCTCATAAGGTTTCTATCACAAAGGATGGTCAAGAGATTGCTGTAATTAAAGCTCCTCACGTTATCTTAGCGACTGGAGCAAAAGCCCGACAACTTGCTGGCTTGGAAACAGACGGGCATTTAGTCTGGGGCGCTCGGGAAGCAATGACACCAACTGAATTACCTAAAAGGTTGCTCGTCATTGGATCTGGAGCCATTGGTGTTGAGTTTGCTTCTTTCTATCGAAATATGGGCAGTGAAGTGACCATTGCAGAAGTAGCAGACCGCATTTTAATTGCGGAAGATCCTGAGATCAGTGCCGCAGCCCGTAAGTCTTTTGAAAAGCAGGGAATTAAAATTATTACCAATGCCAAAGTTGGGCCTTTGCAAAAGGGTAGTAACGAGGTTTCAACTACGATTGAAAGCCCTCAAGGCACTGTTAACCTTACGGTTGATCGGGTTATTTGTGCCGTTGGTATTGTGGGAAATGTTGATGATCTAGGACTTGAGAATACGAAAGTTCAAATTGATCGTACACACATTATAACAAATGAATTCTGCGAGACGGCTGAGCTCGGGGTATATGCTATTGGAGATGTAGCAGGTGCTCCATGGTTAGCGCATAAGGCCAGTCATGAAGCTGTCATTTGTGTTGAGAAAATTGCAGGGCGTTCGCCTGAACCCTTACATCCACTTAACATTCCCGGTTGCACATACTCACGCCCACAAGTCGCTTCTGTCGGTTTGTCGGAAGAAAAAGCCATTGCAGCAGGCCATAAAGTACGCGTTGGACGTTTCCCTCTGATGGCTAACGGTAAAGCTGTCGCTATGGGAGAAACAGATGGAATGGTAAAGACCGTCTTTGATGCGACTACGGGCGAGCTTTTAGGTGCGCATATGATTGGTGCAGAAGTAACTGAGATGATCCAAGGGTATGTGATTGCTCGAACAGGGGAACTAACAGAAGCTGAGCTTATGGAAACAGTTTTCCCACATCCAACAATTTCAGAAACGATGCATGAAGCAACTCTTGCGGCCTTTGATGGTCCTCTTCATATATAA
- a CDS encoding pyruvate dehydrogenase complex dihydrolipoamide acetyltransferase has product MANNILMPALSPTMTEGKLARWLKKEGDHISAGDIIAEIETDKATMEVEAVDEGVLGRILIQEGEEGVAVNTPIAILVEEGEDIPETALKTPFTPQKSSSDGQAPSSGEEKKVLPASHKTSHEKRIFISPLAKRVAQEKGISLESLKGTGPNGRIIKRDVEKGSILPAPDNTNSGTAQSDIKRISNSTMRKVIARRLTESKTQVPHFYVSVDIELDRLLELRSKLNATAEENSFKISVNDMMIKAVALALKKVPGLNVQFTEKEILHYENVDISMAVSIPDGLITPIIRNADRKSLREISVEAKSLAKKARAGKLKPEEFQGGTFSISNMGMFGVRDFSAIINPPQAGILAIAAGEKRAVVRGDKLEIATVMTTTLSVDHRAVDGALGAQWLNALRDIIQNPYFLVV; this is encoded by the coding sequence ATGGCCAATAATATTTTAATGCCAGCCTTATCGCCGACCATGACGGAGGGTAAATTAGCCCGATGGTTAAAGAAAGAAGGCGATCATATTTCTGCTGGAGATATAATTGCGGAGATCGAAACTGACAAAGCGACAATGGAAGTTGAAGCTGTAGATGAGGGGGTTTTAGGGCGCATTCTCATTCAAGAAGGAGAAGAAGGTGTTGCTGTTAATACACCTATTGCCATTCTGGTTGAGGAAGGTGAAGATATACCCGAAACAGCTTTAAAAACACCGTTTACTCCACAAAAATCCTCTTCTGATGGTCAAGCACCTTCCAGCGGGGAAGAAAAGAAAGTGCTACCAGCTTCTCATAAAACATCTCATGAGAAGCGAATTTTTATCTCTCCGTTAGCAAAAAGAGTTGCTCAAGAAAAAGGGATCTCTTTGGAAAGCCTGAAGGGAACTGGCCCTAATGGACGTATTATAAAAAGAGATGTTGAAAAAGGGAGTATCCTTCCGGCTCCAGATAATACAAATTCTGGCACAGCTCAAAGTGATATTAAGCGTATTTCAAACTCTACAATGCGGAAGGTGATTGCCCGTCGTTTAACAGAGTCCAAAACGCAAGTTCCTCATTTCTATGTGTCGGTTGATATTGAGCTTGATAGGCTTCTGGAACTTCGTTCAAAGCTGAATGCTACGGCAGAAGAAAATAGTTTTAAAATTTCTGTGAATGATATGATGATCAAAGCTGTAGCTTTGGCATTGAAAAAAGTTCCGGGCCTGAACGTACAGTTTACAGAAAAAGAAATACTACATTATGAAAATGTCGATATTTCTATGGCTGTTTCAATTCCAGATGGCTTGATTACGCCAATTATTCGTAATGCTGATCGTAAATCGCTGCGTGAAATTAGTGTAGAAGCTAAAAGCCTTGCTAAAAAGGCTCGAGCTGGAAAATTAAAACCTGAAGAGTTCCAAGGGGGTACATTCTCTATTTCTAATATGGGAATGTTTGGCGTACGGGATTTCTCAGCAATTATTAATCCACCTCAAGCAGGAATTTTGGCCATTGCAGCAGGTGAAAAGCGTGCTGTTGTGCGAGGAGATAAGCTTGAAATAGCTACGGTCATGACAACAACTCTATCTGTTGATCATAGAGCTGTGGACGGAGCGTTAGGAGCCCAGTGGCTCAATGCTCTGAGAGATATTATTCAAAACCCCTATTTTTTGGTGGTCTAA
- a CDS encoding CinA family protein, translated as MYDKQINDLSNQVIDIFKQNKIKLITIESCTGGMLSSYLTNISGSSSVLEGGFVTYSNEMKIHSVGVDKDILQKFGAVSVETAQAMADGGLKLFSKDHVAISITGIAGPEGGTPQKPVGTVCFGLASTRLKTITKKMQFRGDRNQIRQQAVKFSLELLLNKNLCP; from the coding sequence ATGTACGATAAACAAATTAATGATCTATCTAATCAAGTTATTGATATCTTCAAACAGAACAAAATAAAATTAATTACGATTGAGAGCTGCACAGGTGGTATGCTCTCTTCTTACTTAACAAATATATCAGGTTCCTCCTCTGTATTGGAAGGAGGGTTTGTAACGTACTCTAATGAAATGAAAATACATTCAGTCGGAGTTGATAAAGATATCCTTCAAAAGTTTGGAGCTGTTAGCGTTGAAACAGCACAGGCTATGGCTGATGGAGGTTTAAAGTTATTTTCAAAGGACCATGTTGCTATTTCTATAACAGGCATAGCTGGGCCAGAAGGCGGGACACCACAAAAGCCAGTGGGAACAGTTTGCTTTGGGCTTGCTTCAACGAGACTAAAAACAATAACGAAGAAAATGCAATTCCGCGGGGATCGAAATCAAATCAGACAACAAGCCGTTAAATTTTCTTTAGAACTCTTACTAAATAAAAACCTCTGCCCTTAA
- a CDS encoding pyruvate dehydrogenase complex E1 component subunit beta, translating into MASLILMPALSPTMTEGTITRWLCSPGQSVSSGDIIAEIETDKATMEVEAVDDGIIGKILLDAESGSVAVNTPIAVLLQEGEDISAADHVTRSEETPSAGASVATEAKENTEHKASLPKTTPVEDDKDWGETKEITVREALRDAMAMELRRDPNVFLMGEEVAQYQGAYKVSQGLLDEFGEKRVIDTPITEHGFTGMAVGAALTGLRPIVEFMTMNFSMQAVDHIINSAAKTLYMSGGQMGCPIVFRGPNGAAARVGAQHSQCFASWYAHIPGMKVVAPWSSADAKGLLRAAIRDPNPVVVLENEILYGQKFPCPVDEEFILPIGKAKIERTGKDVTLVAFSIMVGVALEAAELLAKEGIEAEVINLRSLRPLDTETIIQSVKKTNRIVSVEEGWPVAGIGAEICTIAVEQAFDWLDAPPARVCGLDIPMPYAANLEKLALPKPEWVVDAVRKQFRD; encoded by the coding sequence ATGGCATCGTTAATTTTGATGCCGGCGTTATCGCCGACCATGACAGAAGGTACCATTACGCGTTGGTTATGCTCTCCGGGCCAGTCTGTAAGTTCAGGTGACATTATTGCAGAAATAGAAACCGATAAAGCAACGATGGAAGTCGAAGCGGTTGATGATGGCATTATAGGAAAAATTTTGCTGGATGCTGAGAGTGGGAGTGTTGCTGTAAACACTCCTATCGCGGTTTTGCTGCAAGAAGGTGAGGATATTTCAGCCGCAGACCACGTGACCCGTTCGGAAGAAACTCCATCAGCGGGAGCCTCTGTCGCGACTGAGGCAAAAGAAAATACTGAACATAAAGCTTCACTCCCAAAAACTACTCCCGTAGAAGACGATAAAGACTGGGGCGAAACAAAAGAAATTACGGTTCGCGAAGCATTGCGTGATGCAATGGCTATGGAGCTTCGTCGGGACCCTAATGTTTTTCTAATGGGAGAAGAGGTCGCTCAATATCAAGGGGCTTATAAAGTGAGCCAAGGGTTGCTGGATGAGTTCGGTGAAAAACGTGTCATCGATACCCCCATTACTGAGCATGGATTTACAGGCATGGCTGTTGGCGCAGCTTTGACAGGATTGCGCCCAATTGTTGAGTTCATGACGATGAACTTTTCGATGCAGGCTGTAGATCACATTATTAACTCTGCTGCAAAAACGCTTTATATGTCTGGCGGCCAAATGGGATGCCCCATCGTTTTTCGCGGTCCTAATGGTGCTGCTGCACGTGTTGGCGCACAACATTCCCAGTGTTTTGCAAGTTGGTATGCTCATATTCCTGGGATGAAAGTTGTAGCACCTTGGTCTTCTGCAGATGCAAAAGGTTTATTACGGGCTGCAATTCGTGATCCCAATCCGGTTGTGGTGCTTGAAAATGAGATCCTTTATGGCCAAAAATTCCCATGCCCTGTGGATGAAGAGTTTATTCTTCCTATAGGAAAGGCCAAAATTGAACGGACTGGAAAAGACGTTACACTCGTAGCTTTCTCCATTATGGTTGGCGTTGCGTTAGAAGCGGCTGAGTTGTTAGCTAAAGAAGGTATTGAAGCTGAAGTTATAAACCTTCGTTCACTTCGCCCTCTTGATACGGAAACAATTATTCAAAGTGTAAAAAAGACAAACCGTATTGTTTCTGTTGAAGAGGGATGGCCGGTTGCAGGGATTGGGGCTGAAATTTGCACCATCGCTGTTGAACAAGCATTTGATTGGTTAGACGCTCCACCTGCTCGTGTGTGTGGTCTGGATATACCGATGCCATATGCGGCAAATCTTGAAAAATTAGCTCTTCCTAAGCCTGAGTGGGTTGTGGACGCAGTACGCAAGCAGTTTCGGGACTAA
- the trpC gene encoding indole-3-glycerol phosphate synthase TrpC, whose product MTLMHSRNAIHYAPDGLENFPDPSVPETMTSPLENPEAEDRKDVLKRICARTRVDVEQRSQIMSLKEITARAAEVETPTRGFGQALQVLTADRQVGLIAEIKKASPSAGVLRPDYNPVEIAQSYEAAGATCLSILTEGSCFHGSTDDIRAVREACRLPILRKDFILDPWQVHESRLIGADCILLIMAALDETQAADLISIARGLDMDVLVEVHNEEELNKALALDTSLIGINNRNLSTLKTDIQTTIDLAPLVPPDKLVVSESGIKTQDDMLKVGAVGASAVLVGESLLREEDPGLAARKLLGFV is encoded by the coding sequence ATGACCCTCATGCATTCACGCAACGCAATTCATTATGCGCCTGACGGGCTAGAGAATTTTCCTGACCCTTCAGTGCCTGAAACAATGACATCTCCTTTGGAAAATCCAGAGGCAGAAGATCGTAAAGACGTTCTTAAACGCATCTGCGCACGGACACGCGTTGATGTTGAACAACGATCACAGATTATGTCTTTGAAAGAAATTACAGCCCGTGCAGCGGAAGTTGAAACTCCTACACGTGGATTTGGCCAAGCGTTACAAGTCTTAACAGCTGATCGACAGGTTGGGTTGATTGCGGAAATCAAAAAAGCATCGCCTTCTGCAGGTGTGCTCCGCCCAGATTATAACCCTGTAGAGATCGCTCAATCGTATGAAGCCGCAGGGGCAACATGCCTCTCCATCCTGACAGAAGGGTCATGCTTTCACGGCAGCACAGATGATATCCGCGCTGTAAGAGAAGCATGCCGTCTACCAATCCTTCGTAAAGATTTTATTCTTGATCCATGGCAAGTGCATGAAAGCCGTTTGATTGGTGCAGATTGTATTCTGTTAATCATGGCAGCTTTGGATGAAACACAGGCTGCTGACTTAATCAGTATCGCGCGTGGTCTGGATATGGATGTTCTGGTGGAAGTCCATAATGAAGAAGAGCTTAATAAAGCGTTAGCTCTCGATACGTCGTTAATCGGTATTAATAATCGTAATTTAAGTACGTTAAAGACTGATATCCAAACGACCATAGATTTAGCGCCTTTGGTTCCACCAGATAAGCTTGTGGTTTCTGAAAGTGGAATTAAAACTCAAGATGACATGTTAAAAGTTGGTGCAGTAGGCGCGAGTGCTGTTCTTGTTGGTGAAAGTCTCCTAAGGGAAGAGGATCCTGGTCTAGCTGCTCGCAAACTTCTAGGGTTTGTTTAA